One Kiritimatiellia bacterium DNA window includes the following coding sequences:
- the ispE gene encoding 4-(cytidine 5'-diphospho)-2-C-methyl-D-erythritol kinase: MIRLKAAAKINLFLDVFGKRLDGYHNIQSLLLPISLFDTIRIESRSANIFVSIPPVCRFRGIPWPFLMADKKENLVTRAAELLKKHCGCRKGAAIFLTKRIPIGAGLGGGSADAAAVLIGLNRLWKTGLSREQLMEIGAQIGCDVPALIHGGAICMAGRGETIAAVSRLIKRDFRLLLIYPGFAISTGDIYRRYSAGYRRRPAGRFRSAAEHSVVDARFEKVVSGLESGSLRLIGEGLFNAMEKTVFHKYPLLEMMKKSLEKAGAKHVLLTGSGSTMFVLLEKEAEGERIARFIRKQIDSPLWTQVVHTIGKRENEFAI, encoded by the coding sequence ATGATAAGGCTGAAGGCTGCGGCTAAAATCAATTTATTCCTGGACGTTTTCGGCAAGCGGCTGGACGGTTATCATAATATCCAGAGCCTGCTTCTTCCGATTTCGCTTTTTGACACTATCCGCATTGAAAGCCGCTCCGCGAATATTTTCGTCTCCATTCCGCCGGTCTGCCGTTTTCGCGGAATTCCCTGGCCGTTTCTGATGGCCGATAAAAAGGAAAACCTTGTCACGCGCGCGGCCGAATTGTTGAAGAAACACTGCGGTTGTCGGAAAGGCGCCGCGATATTTCTGACCAAACGGATTCCGATCGGCGCCGGTCTCGGCGGCGGCAGCGCCGATGCCGCCGCGGTTTTAATCGGCTTGAACCGTCTCTGGAAAACGGGGCTTTCGCGGGAACAATTGATGGAAATCGGGGCGCAGATCGGTTGCGATGTCCCGGCCCTTATCCACGGCGGCGCGATCTGCATGGCGGGGCGCGGCGAAACCATTGCGGCGGTCAGCCGCCTTATTAAGCGCGACTTCCGGCTGCTGCTGATTTATCCCGGGTTTGCGATATCCACCGGCGACATCTACCGCCGTTATTCCGCCGGTTACCGCCGTCGGCCAGCCGGCCGCTTCCGCTCCGCGGCGGAGCATTCGGTTGTGGATGCCAGATTTGAAAAGGTTGTTTCCGGTTTAGAGAGCGGTTCCCTGCGCCTGATCGGCGAAGGCTTGTTCAACGCCATGGAAAAAACCGTCTTTCACAAATACCCGTTGTTAGAAATGATGAAAAAAAGTCTTGAAAAGGCCGGGGCAAAGCATGTATTGTTAACGGGCAGTGGGTCTACGATGTTTGTGTTGCTGGAAAAAGAGGCCGAAGGAGAGAGGATAGCAAGGTTCATCCGCAAGCAGATTGACTCGCCGCTATGGACTCAAGTTGTGCATACCATCGGGAAACGGGAGAATGAGTTTGCAATTTGA
- a CDS encoding ribose-phosphate pyrophosphokinase, giving the protein MKIFSGSANIPLAKGIADTVGIPIGAINISHFPDGEIAVKILDNIRGKDVFIIQPTCYPPNENVMELLIVIDAMRRASAARITAVMPFYGYARQDRKDQPRVPITAKLIANLLVAAGANRLLAMDFHSQQVQGFFDIPVDHLHAAPVIVKYLREKQFENTVIVSPDPGGMKTAYTYSQLLKSSLAIVAKQRMSPSEVATHTLVGDVAGKTAIMVDDLISTGGTLCAAARLLQERKVKEIYAAVSHGVFTPAACEKLKEAPIKEFIITDSVPLRVPAGTLPIRVLSVAELLAEAIVRIHNNQSVSSLFIT; this is encoded by the coding sequence TTGAAAATTTTTTCTGGGAGCGCCAATATTCCCCTGGCCAAAGGCATAGCTGACACGGTCGGAATTCCCATCGGAGCCATCAATATTTCCCATTTTCCGGACGGGGAAATTGCGGTCAAAATACTGGATAACATCAGAGGCAAGGATGTGTTTATCATTCAGCCGACCTGTTATCCGCCGAACGAGAACGTCATGGAGCTGTTGATTGTGATTGACGCCATGCGCCGCGCTTCCGCCGCGCGCATCACGGCGGTCATGCCCTTTTACGGTTATGCCCGGCAGGACCGCAAAGACCAGCCGCGCGTGCCGATCACGGCCAAACTCATCGCCAATCTTCTGGTGGCGGCCGGCGCCAACCGTCTCCTTGCCATGGACTTTCACTCCCAGCAGGTGCAGGGGTTCTTTGACATACCGGTTGACCATCTGCACGCGGCGCCGGTCATCGTCAAATACCTGCGGGAGAAACAGTTTGAAAACACGGTGATAGTTTCCCCCGATCCGGGCGGAATGAAAACGGCCTATACTTATTCCCAGCTTCTTAAATCCAGTCTTGCCATTGTGGCCAAACAGCGCATGAGTCCCAGCGAGGTGGCGACCCACACCCTCGTCGGCGATGTCGCCGGCAAAACGGCCATCATGGTTGACGATTTAATTTCAACCGGCGGCACGCTTTGCGCGGCCGCCAGGCTTTTGCAGGAACGCAAAGTAAAAGAAATTTATGCGGCCGTGAGCCACGGTGTTTTTACGCCCGCGGCCTGTGAAAAGCTGAAAGAGGCCCCCATCAAGGAGTTTATCATAACCGATAGCGTTCCCCTGCGTGTGCCTGCCGGAACTCTGCCGATCCGCGTGCTCAGTGTGGCGGAACTGCTGGCCGAGGCCATTGTCCGCATTCATAACAATCAATCGGTGTCATCATTATTTATAACTTAA